The Solanum dulcamara chromosome 6, daSolDulc1.2, whole genome shotgun sequence genome contains the following window.
AGTGGGTTGTAATTTTTTCTGGTTTTGTTGATGAAATCAACAATCAGTTGGGTACTGATCACACCCAATACTCGTTCTAAAAAGGATAAGCGGTTGTTGCAAATATAATCCGGCTTTTAAGTCCAGAGTCGAATTCCATTCCACGGAGAACTAAGTTTAGCTATAATTATTCTATATAGGTAAGAAAATTAGTTTGAACAATTTTCGAGCTATGAAGATTAAGAATTTTATTTGTAACTTCTTAACTAGCAAATATTTAAGCAGTAAAATTATCAACTAAAGAGGACAAAAGTATGAAGTTGGAAACCAGATTAACGACACCCAAAGTTATGATTTTTCCAATTATCGGAATCGTGAGCACTCTACTTACCGCAATTCTCTCTTGAACAATCATGATGATTTACTAGACGTATTCTCTCGAACCACTCCAGCTAGCAATTTCTCACCGCTTACTATGACCATGTCAATGTTTCGTTAGCTCTAAATCCGCTTTTAAATCTGCAATATTGATCTCTCATATACCTAAGGAGTGACATCGTTAAAACATAACCTAAATATGCATTCTTTCTCAAGTAACGCATAATAAATAGGCACAATCAATGGATGGTCATTCAATCAGCTAATAAACACGTAGTTGAACAAGTAGTGAaattcaaaaggctaaattTTACTAAAATGTAACAAGAATTCATCCTAAAAAAGGTTCCATCAAAACCCTAGATAAGGAGTCGAGCTACtcataaatttttttaagaacATAATATAGAATTCCATTGCGAACAAGTAGGGGAGAAAGTGAAACTCTAAGCCGAACTCATGTTGCTTCACCTATCTGTGTGTTCTTGCCTCCAAATGCAGTGTCCTGTGTATCGTAGCTGCCAACATGAAGCCCCCTAAAAATAATGCAATTACTTGCTGAAATGGTGTGCAAATCAGCTTGGACAATTCTGCCCCAATCCCAATTAAGCTAGGCTTTAGGTTTGCTCACTAAgctcacaacaacaacaacatacccagtgaaatcccacaagtggggtctggggagggtagagtgaaCGCAGACCTTAcaactacctcatggagatagatagagaggctgtttccgaaagaccctcgccTCAGAAGTATCAATCCCAAGAGTTTGCTCACTAAGCTCGTGGGTCTTAAACACGTAATTGAACAAGTAGTGAAATTCAAAAAggctaaattatattaaaatgtaACAAGAATTCATGCTACAAAAGGTTCCATCAAAACCCTAGATAAGGAATCTCATAATATAttgtttaagaaaatagcatagACTTCCATAGCGAACAAGTAAAAGTAGGGGAGAAAGTGAAACTCTAAGCCGAATTCATGTTGCTTTGCCTCTCTGTGTGTTCTTGCCTCCAAATGCCAACATGAAGCCCCCTAAAACTAATTCAATAACTTGCTTATATAATGTGTAAATCTGCTTGGACAATTCTGCCCCAAGCCCAATTAAGCTAGGCTTCAGGTTTGCTTGCTAAGCTCATGGGTCATAAACACGTAGTTGAACAAGTAGTGAAATTCAAACTAAATTATACTAAAATGCAAGAAGAATTCATGCTACAAAAGGTTCCATCAAAACCCTAGATAAGGAATCTAGCTACTTATAATATTGTTTAAGAACATAACATAGAATTCCATAGTGAACAAGTAAAAGTAGGGGAGAAAGTGAAGCTCTAAGCCGAAAGAAGATTCATGCTACAAAAGGTTCCATCAATACCCTAGATAAGGAATCTAGCAACTCCTAATATTGTTTAAGAACATAACATAGAATTCCATAGTGAACAAGTAAAAGTAGAGGAGAAAGTGAAACTCTAAGCCGAATTCATGTTGCTTCGCCTCTCTGCGTGTTCTTGCCTCCAAATGCAGCGTCCTGTGTTTCATAGCTGCCAACAAGAAGCCCCCTAAAGATAATGCAATAACTTGCTTATATAGTGTGTAAATCAGCTTGGACAATTCTGCCCCAATCCTAATTAAGCTAGGCTTCAGGTTTGCTCGCTGAGCTCGTGGATCGGTTGCCGATAACACCCAGTATAGTGCAAGGAAAGAACTTCTACTTCAGTCAACACTTTCATGATGCAAAGTCATCACCTTGTTCCTTTGTCAAATTCATATGTGGCATATAATGGACCAAGTACAATCTTCTCAAGATTTGCCGTCTGTGGTTTATATTCTCCATAAATTGACAAAAGCACAAATTATGATTCCTCTAGGTGCTGCTCTTGAAGTGCATCAGCTTTTAAGTGTTCCAACCTTGACATATTTTAATTCTATCCCATGTATATCATCAGTGGCTTGCGATGGGAGCTCGCCTTCCCTTTTCTTCACTATTTTGTGCGAGGGCTGGAACTCCTGACTATCTAAGCTGTTCGCGAGGCGAGGACGATGGATGAGCTCGGCCATTTTTCAATCTTTGTTCTCTTTTCCCTGAACGTGcaccaaattatttcttttcgATCAGTTTTCATCCAACACATTTCCTAGCCACATAAAACTGttataatttcaaaatattgaaGATAACAATGTAACAAGACAATTATGCAtactataatataaatatatagctTTTGACAAATGTAAGGTATGGAGAGCTGCTCACGACCCGGTTAAATCTCTACCAAATATATTTTACCATTCCATTTTTTGTATCTGTCACTCTATCTTTTCCTCTCTTCTCGCCCATTCTCCAATTTCAGTCAAAAGTTTtcatatctctctctctctcttcttacACTCTTCTCTTTTGATTTATCGGCGAAATTTCATTGATTTTCGAGTATAATGGTCAACAAGGCCTCTTGTTGCAATATGTCCAAGAAAAAGCAGGGTAATATGAAAAAATCCACAATTCTCTTAACTTTCAACATGTTTCTTCAAGCAATTCAATTTGATTATTTAGAATCAAGAAATGCTAAAAAGTCATCTGAATAGTAAACAATCACCAGAATGATGCCGTCAATTTAGTGAACAATCATCGGAAAGAAAATTGGTATTagaattttttccttttatcgTTGTCAAGGCATAGCTCAAGAAAACATAACTATAAGCACGGACAATTAGATGGACAAAGGAATTGAAAAAACTACAATAGTGATTCACAAACCATTTAAATTCAGTGCAAAGCTGCAGTTTTATGTTCCTATTTCAAATTTACTGACTAGTTTCTTTACATTAATTTCTAATTTCCTCTTTCTAATCACAAATATATTGGTTCAGAACATTTCCATAACATTTATTATATCATCTGTCAACTATATGCATTGGTTAGCCTTGGTACGCACACTAAAGTGGCATCTAAATGAGACAAGCAACACAACTTTCATTGCGTAAACCGTGCCACGGATAAGCcttaaacaaattatttttctcttaaagTTAATGTTGGTACATAGTGGTGGAAAGTACTTGCAACACATTCTAGAAGGAAGCGATTTTCTCACTTAAAGGGTATATTGACATAATCAGCAGCATAGCTTGATTTTGTGTTCAAGGAGTAACAAAAACACTTGCTAGAATAATGACCGAAGAAGTAGCTGGAAAAGGTCGCACGAAGAATGGCTGGAGTAGTAGCTGGAATAGAGGTGGTGTTGGCAAGACCATAAAGCAAAGTGGTGCGTTATTGCTACAATGGTAatctaagaattttttttgaaagagCTGTTGAAATAATTGTCCTAAGGGTGGACAGATTGCTTCGGGAATGGTTTCCTGAAAGAAAGTGACCTATCATAATGACCATCATAATGAAGCATGGGCGATCACTGGTAGAAGATGTCAGTTCGCTGGGACGGTCACTGGAAATAGAAACATTGTTGGCTGGAATAGTCATGAGAATGAGCGAATGAGGAAAGAATCGTTAATGATGAACAAATAGAAAGATTTGATTGGGCAGATATTATAAGGTCACTCTAGTGGGCTCAAGCTACGTAAATTTCTGCTCAAATCATAGAGGTCTTGATATCCTATGgatagaagaagagaagaaaatataaccaatgaaaaagaagaaggggaacaaaacaaagaagaaaatatgattAGCCCttatagaagaagaaaatgaagaaaattgcTGATAAATGAAGAAGAAGTAGGTTGAGAAAATCTGCAGtagagaagaagaaatgaagaaaaatggttgagaaatgatgaagaagaaggggAGAGCTTAGggttttaaagaaaataattgattttctttttaaaaataaaaaaattaatgggtCAGCTCATATAGCCGTTACATATGTCATGTGGACGAAATTTTATGAGAAAATGAAGTTACATGCCTAGAAACCATTGTATGCGAACACTTGGTCTAATCAGCGACGAAGTGTGTTTCGATAAGCATTTGGTGATAGTTCAGGTAGGAAACTGGCTCACCTATTAATTCAAGtattaaacttgaaaaaattagGATAcattaggtgtgtttttgactTTAACTATTATCTTAatcaattttcttgatttacatAAAAAGCTCACTTATCTAAATAGGGGTAAATGTGAATGAAAATTATTAATTCCTTCTTGATTATATAAGTGAACACTTTGAACCAAAATGAAAAGGCTAATTGGACATATATTTTGAACCGAAGGAAGTATCAGGCAAGAAAAGTCAATCCTTTCATTCCTTCATGAGAATAGATCCCCAATAGCTCACAAATGAGGAATTCTTCCGCTGACGGAGAAAGCTCGAAAAGCTTCCTTCATTCATTACTAAGCCAAGGTCCCAAGTCTTTGAGTTAGTCTGTGTTTTTTCTACCCTAACTTTCTCGGAATTGAAATGTAATTGCATCATCAGGTACTATAATGTTGAATTTTCAACAGTTAGACTTAAATATTTCATGTCTCATAATAGTTCTCCATgctagtggtaaggtctgcacATATTCTACCCTTTTTAGACCCCACTTTGCGGaactacactgggtatgttgttgccACTGCTCATAAGAGAATCAACACTATAGATTCTTTGATGATCGATGGGGTTATGTCCTCTGATTCTATGTAAATTAAGAGGTCCATTGTGGATTTCTATCGAAATCTTTACAAAGAATCTGAAAGTTGGCAACcagatttgaatatttttgatgatcAAACTATTACTATGGAGGAGAAACAATGGCTTACAAGAAGGTTTGAAGAGGAAGAGGTGTCGGAAGGGATCAAAATGTGTGCAGTAGACAAGGCACCTGGCCCGGATGGTTACACAATggattttttttcaaactttcTAGGAAACTgtaaaaaatgacttaatgttgACCTTCCACAACTTCCACACTCATCAGAAATTTGAAAACAGTTTTAATGCTACATTTGTAGCTTTGATTCCAAAGAAGGTGGGTCCAAATAATCTGagagattttagaccaatcagtTTGATCACAAGGGTGTATAAAATCATAGCCAAGGTTCTAACAGAGAGATTGAAAGGGTGATATAAGAAGCTTGTGAACAAACATCAGATGGCTTTCATTAAAGGTAGACAGCTAATGGATGCTGCTTTAATTGCTAGTGACTGTATTAATACTAGAATTAGAGGAGATGTACTGGGGGTTATGTGCAAGTTGGATATTGAGAAAGCGTATTACAATTTAAATTGGAAGTTCCTGATCAACACTCTTAGATAGGGTTTGGAAATAGATGGCTCGGTTGGATAGACTTTTGTATTAAAACCACCAGGTTCTCCATCCTTGTTAATGGAGAACCTGCAGGTTTTTTTCCAGCAGAAAGACGACTTAGACAGGGGATCCTCTATCTCCATTCCTTTTTATTATAGCTATGGAGGGATTGGACTATTTGATGAGGAAAGCATCGCAAAATAATTTGATCAGAGGCTTTAATATAAGAAATAGGGCAAATGAGAATATGGAGTTCACACATTTACTGTATGTTGATGATACAATAGTGTTCTGTGAAGCAAACCATGAACAATTATGCTATTTATGGGTGATTCTGGTAGTTTTTGAGGCTTGTTCTGGACTCAAGTTTAACTGGAGAAAAAACAGTATTTTTCCTGTAAAAGAAGTCCAACAGATACAAACACTATCAAACATCTTGAGGTGCAAGGTAGAGAAGTTACCAACAGTCTATCTAGGCATGCCATTGGGGGCAAAACATAAAGCAATTACTATTTGGGATGGAATTATTGAGAAAGCTGAAAGGAAGTTGGCACTTTGGAAGTCTCAATACCTTTCATTGGGAGGTAGAGTCACTTTAATAAACTCTGTGCTAGATTCCTTACCAACTCATGTGACGTCCCTTTTCCTTTTACCTGGTGAAGTGATCAAAATTCTGGATGCTTTGAGAAGGAATTTCCTCTGGCAAGGAAATAAAATTGAGAGCAATTTCAATTTAGTAAAATGGGCAGAAGTTCAACAAGGGAGGAATTATGGGGGTTTGGGAGTAAGGAAGCTCAAGTTACAGAACAAAAGTCTGCTAAGCAAGTGGCTATGGAGGTACAACCAAGAGGAACATGCACTATGGAAAGAGGTGATACAACACAAATTTGCCCATGAAGGGGAATGGTGTTCAGGTGAAGTAACAACCACTTATGGAGTTGGAGTTTGGAGGACTATTAGAAGCTTTTGGCTGGCTTTAGAAGTTAATACAAAAGTTAAAGTTGGTAGGGGGGATAAGGTTTTATTCTGGAAAGAAGACTGGACTAGTCAAGGATCTCTTCAAAGTTTGTTTCCTGGACTTTATTCTATCAGTGTGCATCCAGATAGCAAAATCAGTGAGTTGTGGTCTCAACAAGGGTGGAATTTGGTATTTAGAAGGTTGTTAAATGACTGGGAGattgaaggggtaattgaacTACTTTATATGATAGACAGCTTTCCAGGCACTAATTTGGAAACAGACAGTCTATTACAGAGACAATGCCCAGATGGAAGATTCTCTGTCAACCGATTGTATAAGTGGGGTTTATCGGTAACTGGAGGAAGGATAACAGGGCCATGGAGTGCTGTTTGGAAGAGTGTGGCTCCCACTAAAGTGAAGTGTTTTGTCTGGTTGGTAGCTAGGAGAGCCTGTTTGACTCATGAAGCATTATAGAAAAGGGGCATCAACATAGCCTCTAGATGCCTACTATGCAAAGAGGCACTGGAAACCAACAAACACTTATTTTTTCATTGCAAAGTAACAACACAAGTATGGGCTTTATTCTTCAATTTATCTAGCCTAAACTGGTGTATGGCAGAACACACAGCAGACTAATCGAGTTGTTGGATCAAAAGGGGGACAACAAGAGTCAAAGAAGTGGTGGAGGATGGTACCTGCTTGTATCTGGTGGAAtatttggaaggaaaggaatcAGAGGATTTTTGAAGGAAAAGAATACTCAATACAGAAGATTAAATGGAAAGTAATTACTTCCTTAGGTTTTTAGTGTAAAGAACAAAATATAGAAGAGGAAATCCAATTAGTGGATTTCATAGGTTCTTTGTAAGTAtttctgtttttctttttcccttctcTGTTACTACTTTTTGGAGGTGGCAAGCATAGCCCTTAATGCTCAGGAATACAAGTTACcactttcaaaaaaataattatccatGCTTTTATTCAAACCTTCCATAGATAAAAAGCCAgatatttaagtggagaagggtagagAGGCAAGCCCATCATCTACCAAGTCCGTTCACCTTTATTCCTTGGGGATTTCTTGGttactagaaaaaaaaaaaattctttatgcTTTCGATGTCCAGTTGGAGGTTGCCCACCTTGTTAAAAGGCTTTACAAGTCCTTAGTGCAAAAAAGCTAATATTTAGTGCATCAAGGCACAATAAGGCTATTTCAGATTATATGCTTTAGTGATCAGATGATTCAGATACATTCTCTGTATTAGTGtgatttagagcccgtttggatgggctttaagttggtcaaaaccaacttaaagcccctttttagcttttggacgtgtttgcctaatgctaactttaagccataaagttcttaaagtcagtcaaaaatgaaaagttgggatttctaactttttttttcctaagtgcttaaagccattttgtttgaccatggaaattacttttatatcccttatattttaactaaattcccaaactacctttttttattcttttaaccctaaaattcacatcataagcacttttatccaaacactcaactgcttatttataaaaataattttcagcacttcaaagttctaaaagcacttcatacataaaagttattttttttaagcctatccaaacgggctcttagtatTAAGTAAATTGTTTTGTGTTCAGGTAATTTCTATTTGCTTCAAGGAGGGAGCTCCTGAAAAAGGACTCAAGGGCATGAAACAGGTAAATGTATGCCTACCAATAAATGAAGCATATTGATTCTGTAAATGTTCCCCTGCTTAAGGTAGTGTTGTCTTCATTAGGTTGCAAGAGAATATTTAAAAGGTGATAGAGTCGGGTTTGCAAACCTCTCTCCAGGTGTTGATATTTATCTTTGTCCCCCGAGCAATGCAATTATCACTATTCTTGCAAAATATGGTTTCTTCAAGGGAATGGCAGCTGTCGAAGGGAACTCTGAGTTGATGATTGGTTGTGTTGTATGGAGGAAAAATCGAACGACTTTGACTTCTGTTCTTAAAAAATCTGAGGAAAAGGCTAATTCTTTGCAGGAGCAGCTTCAAAAGTCTCCATCTGATTCTTCTATGTTGCAAGGTGGGGGACAAGGTTCTTTATCTGTGCCATCAGTTGAGAACTCAAACACATCTGCCCCACTCAGCTCTTTCGCAAATCTTGAACAAGCAAATGTCACTGGTGGCAAGAGTGTTGGTATTGATTCCGCAAGCAGGACAGCCTTTACAGCTTCAGGTGTGAAGTCACCCCCTTTTCAGCAAAAAGAATCTGAACTTTCCAGTTCGCATCTTTGGGGATCTAAAGGGCACTTGTCGAGCAGTGAAGCTTCTTGTGCCAACCAGTCAAATGATGAACCACCCAAGGAAAGCACGaacctcccaaaacctgtaacATCATTGCTGCCCAATGCATCAAAACGAAAAATGGCATTTTCAGATGATGATGATCTCCCTGAGTTTGACTTTAGAACTGCTAGTGGAATATCTTCAAGTTCCCATTGTTCCGATGGATCCATTCTTGGCAATAGGCTTCAACTTTCTGGAAGTAGACTTTTAGATATGTCTAAACAGCCCACCAGACCTGTGGCACCTTCAGTTTGCATGAGTATTCCTAGGTCAGTAATATCGGTCAGTAAAGAGATGCCCCTAGCTAGAAATGTTAATGACCATAGTCAACTGGCCACTGCTTCTAGGCAAATGGAAGAAAAACATAACAGCCAAAGTCATGCTATTCCAGTGACAGTTACTGTTTTTGCATCTGGTTCACCGATGGTTCCGTTTAATAGCTCGGGTAAGAAGAACTTATTTTGTGATGATGATATGCCTGAATGGTTGCCACCATATGCTCAGAATGAAAGAACAAATGAACCACCAAAAACCTTACTGCCTGAATCTTCAAACTCAGCCTCAAGAACGTTTCCGCCTCTTCCTACAGGATCAGTGTTTCCTTATCCATCATCTGCCACAACCCATACCAGTTTTTCTTCACAACCATCTCCTCTCTATCATCTGCCTGCCAATTCCAAAGTGCCACCTCCCATACCCTCTCAAAATGGTCCTAGTTATTTGACAGGATTCACCTTTAATCCAGTTCCAAGGCCAGAGTCTGGTTCCCTTGCTGCTGCAAGCTTATTGCAGCCTGCTGATAAAAGAGTAAGGAGGTCTTGATACTAGCTCGTAAACTCAATCAACAGTAAAATGATTCTTCGATAATTGTTCAGCGACATTCTGAAACCGTAAATATGCATGGACAGCTGGTCAGGTTCATGGATAGCAGAGTAaactgagagagtctatagttggttttcttttcttctttttccttcatgTGAAGTAGTGTTCCGACAGTAACAGTCAAGCAGAGGACAATTGTTGTGAACGGGCTTTTCTGCATCTTATACTTGATTCGTTTAGTGACTTAATTagctgtgttattgattttcttaatctccccccctcccccccccccccccgggcATATTATTCATATCTTATTGGTGTTGTAGATGGTTAATGTGCTTAATAGTAATAGTATTGGTGTGTAAGAAACTTGAAACAAGTAGTGGTTGTCTTGTTCACCTGCCACTCCTATTGACTTGTTTTCCATGACTAGTGAGGATATATGTTGTtcgaactcttcaaaaatgtcgacGGGCGcatgtcggatcctccaaaagtagtgcatttttggaggatatGACACTGGTGCGGCAACAATTGTGGAGAGTTCGGGCAACGGAGGTGAGGATTTTATTCAATTCACATGATAATTAAACAAAATTGTGTCCTGTTTCCAAAGCCAAGTGATCATATGTGCATTTCCTTGTGCATCTAGGTGTGCCTAGTATATTTCCACTAAAGGCAGCATGAAAATCACCTATATTGTAATCTGTACGAGGAAGGACAACTAAGGAACTATGCTACTATTGGCACCCCAAACTAAAAACTACAACTATGTATTATGAGATAATGGCTATTCAATTAGCTGTTGAAATATGTGTGCCTCATTGATTGTTGATGTAGGTTTAGAATGCTCCACTAATTGATCAAGGGCTGGCAAGTTGGCAGCAAGCACTTCCTCCCCTCTGTGTGGAAAAAAGCTTGTCGGTGCTGGCACATGTGGCAGCGCCTCTGGAGCCGTCATTCTTTAGGTGCATTTGCTTTAGCTTGACTGTTCCTTCGACTCGATCTTTAATTGAAGTAGCATTCTGAAAACTCTTTCAGAAATTCAGCTAATGATTCGATGATCCCTATAGGACGTGGTCAGAATTACTTATTAGGGGCAGACAAACCGATAAAGCACAGGTAAGATTCTCAATCAACAAGGTCAAAATGTAATATGTTGTTTATGCAGCTATTGGGCGTATGATTATTTGAACTTGGTTAATGCACTAAGTTTCCGTCCCTTGAGATTcattttgtttcctttattgaaaagaaaaatctaacATAAAAACTGTGCAATATCAATGCAATGTTTAGTTTTGGTAAGTAAGTGTTGCCTTATAAATAGAACATTCGGTTTTCGAGATAACATAAAATGATACATGCATACTTATGCAAGAATTTCTGTATTATCTTGTATGTTATACATTATAGAATATGTAATAACAATACATGGAAAAAAGGATATGTGACTATATATAGATACGTGCTCGCATGTACTTATTTAGTTCAGCATAAAAGAAAGAGAAACCACTTGAGGAAAAAGATTTCTTTGGACAAAAAACACATGACTCTCTTGCCTGCATTTTGATGGTGCAAAACTTCTTGCCTGCATTTTGATGGTGCAAAAACTTTCTTTCTTGTTGGTGAGAAGTCCTTTGAATTAATAGTTCTACGAAGGCCATAAttacttgttttttttcttaatcgAGTGTGGCCATCGATTCACAAGCAGGTTAAAAATCGTTGATGAGAATCTCCGATGGATATGTGAGCTCTCGAATCAACTTCAGATTGCAAGGTAACATACGCAGAAGATGGGGAAGGAAAATTCATGAGTATGTCTACAAAGTATCCAAAACTTCAAGTATGATCACTTTGTAAGGATCGAATCATGGTGAGAAGATGAGAATTGAGTTATGATTGATGAAAGTCTGGTATGTAATAAGTAGTTAAAAGAGTCAATCGACTTTCATCGCCCTTTTCTCAAAAAATCCTCAAAGAAAGCAAGTAGCAAGTTAGTCTGCGCAGAGTATAATTTTTCAGTTATTATCCTTTCCTTGTTGAAGGGGAATGGAAATCAAAACGTCCAACATGTATGATCGCTTTGTAAGGATCAAATCATGGTGAGAAGACGATAATTGAGTTATGATTGATGAAAGTCTGGTACAAAAGTGGAAGCCAGACATCCTTCACTGGAGTTTATAAGCCATACTCCAATTGGGAAAGATTACAATTTTGGGAGGAGGTATCTGCAGTCAAGGGTTTATGTAATGATCAATGGGTGGTACAGGGTATTTCAATGTGTGCAGTTAAGAACCTGAAAGATTCAATTGCATACAAGGTCAAGAGCACCATACCTATTTCTCTGTTCATATCAGTAGTCCTGTCCTATGATTTCTGTTACTCCCTGTTGTTTCTTGAGCTTCGGTTATCGCATTGTTTGTCTActgttattttttcttgttttctgaATGCTATGTAATGCTTTCCATATTATTTGCTGTCCACTttgcttctgtattttttttttcaaactgcTTTGATGTGAGTCACTTGAGccaaatatattttagaaataacctcTCTACCTCTACGAGGTAAGGATAAGGTTTGAGTACACTCTACCCTTTCCAATCTCCACCTATGTAATTATATTGCATATGTTCTTGCTGTAAGAAGGTCAAGAGCTATGAGGAGCTTCTCTCTAACTTTATTTAGGACATGGAATTGTTTGAATCCCATAACAAGGAGCTTACTACGTCTGGTTTAGGGGAGAAGAATCTGCTCAAAGCTTCCAGAAATTTAGATTTCTAATCTCTAATGAATGGAATGATACTTTTGGCTCTATAAACCAACTTTCTCCCAAAGGTTATCTTAGATCATAGATCAATTTTGCTGGAAAGTGATGACTAGTCTACAAATCCGTCAAAgtaccttttttttttgagtttcatacctgaACTATCAAGTGTTCACTTTTCCTACTTGAAATTtcaggtatgaaactcaaacaACTAGGATAGGTATATTCTTTGACCCTTCACTCTATTTTAGATTTAAAACATGTGGCTACAACATGAAGgctaaataatttaaaactttGTTAGCTCTCTAGTTATGTATCACTTTGACTATAAATGAGCTGAGACTCTTAATTTTGTAATTTCTATGCATCTCCTTGATACTTTTATGATATCTTACTtcataaaaagataaaatatgaaGAGTACATGCACCAGCAATACTTGAATAAGAGTAGCTAAAAGACCTTTTATTAATTCAATGTTATTTtgaactttcttttttttaaaaaaaaatggcgAAGAAATTTATGAAACAGCATATCAGTGGACACATGTATTTCAATTTTATGTAGTTCTAGCAACTGATGCATAATTGTTGTATTGTTCTGGAAATCTAGGGTcaaatgaaaagttagaaaaGGAAGAgactatttttcctttcttggtTTTGGATTTATAGTAATCCTCCTATTCACCTACTTCAACTATTTCCGAACACCTCATGTTTTATCCTTTCGCAGTGTCTAAAGATCCATAGCTTCTTGTACTAATTTCTTCCTAACGTATTACTAATTTTCTTGGCGCAGATATACTTGTTGATACAATGTTAAGGGTATAGTTCTGGACGATAAGCGCAAGAATGCCCAAATAAAAGTTCCTTCTAATGTTTTTGCAAGGCATTAAcattttgtttaaaaaaaataaaatccagCCCCATAACTGATTGGGTGAATTCACTAATCTAAACAAATAACAGCATTCTGAAAGAACAGTAATAAATCATGTACAATATAAAGAAAGTGACAATCAAACCAACAAGCAGCAATACCAGTTTCTGCCAAT
Protein-coding sequences here:
- the LOC129891416 gene encoding uncharacterized protein LOC129891416 isoform X2; the protein is MEKKILPSSSGGYDIGSCGMHLGQRISRPVDLPEFSWPPESRLKENGPLLFTTEENTRESTVNQSKSAKMVANGDRFQQDQFNYQNSVEGYTSSRKAQENEVKIINHYPLCMQLQSTQHQHPHWKCDVPIGKTPDSLNWVSKTSTMLAQADTSRSSSKSNNSNTGKSQFHPYQGDLISGNPVVTSRMPLEMHNVSTGVVREVEAVEQISSQHHTSDASSHGRGCPEEANRFGNSCVLEQSLQCSNRSGSNNPSHRDILSGGSAFTDQKAGGKSLLNEAQSFDNRVDNLLESRGRSHMEGDMKKDLKAIDKENIKSSLTDDLSSKDGHSPLNCVQHVESNKSNHSSERLDEKSRLPSNKMSPAAEKLWDGSLQLNSSVTVSVVAFFKSGEKLLDPKWSEFVEVKGKVRLDAFEKYVRDLPRSRNRRLMVISICFKEGAPEKGLKGMKQVAREYLKGDRVGFANLSPGVDIYLCPPSNAIITILAKYGFFKGMAAVEGNSELMIGCVVWRKNRTTLTSVLKKSEEKANSLQEQLQKSPSDSSMLQGGGQGSLSVPSVENSNTSAPLSSFANLEQANVTGGKSVGIDSASRTAFTASGVKSPPFQQKESELSSSHLWGSKGHLSSSEASCANQSNDEPPKESTNLPKPVTSLLPNASKRKMAFSDDDDLPEFDFRTASGISSSSHCSDGSILGNRLQLSGSRLLDMSKQPTRPVAPSVCMSIPRSVISVSKEMPLARNVNDHSQLATASRQMEEKHNSQSHAIPVTVTVFASGSPMVPFNSSGKKNLFCDDDMPEWLPPYAQNERTNEPPKTLLPESSNSASRTFPPLPTGSVFPYPSSATTHTSFSSQPSPLYHLPANSKVPPPIPSQNGPSYLTGFTFNPVPRPESGSLAAASLLQPADKRV
- the LOC129891416 gene encoding uncharacterized protein LOC129891416 isoform X1; its protein translation is MEKKILPSSSGGYDIGSCGMHLGQRISRPVDLPEFSWPPESRLKENGPLLFTTEENTRESTVNQSKSAKMVANGDRFQQDQFNYQNSVEGYTSSRKAQENEVKIINHYPLCMQLQSTQHQHPHWKCDVPIGKTPDSLNWVSKTSTMLAQADTSRSSSKSNNSNTGKSQFHPYQGDLISGNPVVTSRMPLEMHNVSTGVVREVEAVEQISSQHHTSDASSHGRGCPEEANRFGNSCVLEQSLQCSNRSGSNNPSHRDILSGGSAFTDQKAGGKSLLNEAQSFDNRVDNLLESRGRSHMEGDMKKDLKAIDKENIKSSLTDDLSSKDGHSPLNCVQHVESNKSNHSSERLDEKSRLPSNKMSPAAEKLWDGSLQLNSSVTVSVVAFFKSGEKLLDPKWSEFVEVKGKVRLDAFEKYVRDLPRSRNRRLMVISICFKEGAPEKGLKGMKQVAREYLKGDRVGFANLSPGVDIYLCPPSNAIITILAKYGFFKGMAAVEGNSELMIGCVVWRKNRTTLTSVLKKSEEKANSLQEQLQKSPSDSSMLQGGGQGSLSVPSVENSNTSAPLSSFANLEQANVTGGKSVGIDSASRTAFTASGVKSPPFQQKESELSSSHLWGSKGHLSSSEASCANQSNDEPPKESTNLPKPVTSLLPNASKRKMAFSDDDDLPEFDFRTASGISSSSHCSDGSILGNRLQLSGSRLLDMSKQPTRPVAPSVCMSIPRSVISVSKEMPLARNVNDHSQLATASRQMEEKHNSQSHAIPVTVTVFASGSPMVPFNSSGKKNLFCDDDMPEWLPPYAQNERTNEPPKTLLPESSNSASRTFPPLPTGSVFPYPSSATTHTSFSSQPSPLYHLPANSKVPPPIPSQNGPSYLTGFTFNPVPRPESGSLAAASLLQPADKRVRRS